The genomic segment TCACGTTGGGTCTCAGAGCTCTCGGACTCCGGCTTGGTGTCCTATGCCTGGAGCACTCCAGGTTCATCCGGGTGGTATCCCATGACGAACACCTCGCGGCGGCCGGGGTCCTTGGAATGGGACTCAATGGTTGCTGTGGATTCGACAATGGGTGACCTAGTCAAGTTTTTTTCCAAACTTGTTGAAACGACGAAATgcaccccctacctggcgctcCAAATGctgagggtaaatccctgacagtgattccagagtatgctggacagtggacGTGTGGACGGTGTTTCAGGAAACGGGTGTGTGTTCGGTGAACTAGGGGACATAAgaagttatacaggttcgggcctcccagaggataatagtcctacatcatgtgtgtgttatgaaggatctcagttGATTACAGATGATCTTTCTTGCTAGTTCCCCCTTCCCCCTCTTAGGAACGAGATCCTCGTGCCTTTATATaatagggaggaggagaacttacatgtgggtctAAACAGAAAATCTCTGCTCATCCTAAAATCTAACCCAAACCATCATTACAGAGTACCAGGCatgcccacttgctctgagAACACAATGCATCTAGTTGTCATGCGTTTAATGCTAAGGGACGAGACAAAGTACTTTTGTGCCgactccatccacttgcctggtcgagCTGCTGATGACGTCCCATGCGTCGTGCGTTGCCATGCCAGcctgcaaagttctatcccgcAACATTTAATACTACGGGACGGGATAGTGCCCTTCTGCGCtgaccccgtccacttgcctggtcgggctgCTGAGGTCATCCCATCCGTCGTGCGCCGCCATACCGACCTGTAAAGTTCTATCCcgcaacatttaatgctacgggacgggacagtGCCCTTCTGCGCtgaccccgtccacttgcctggtcgggctgCTGAGGACATCCCATCCGTCGTGCGCCGCCATACCGGCCTGTAAAGTTCTATCCcgcaacatttaatgctacgggacgggacagtGCTCTTCTGCGCTaaccccgtccacttgcctggtcgggctgctgacaacgtcccatccGCCGTACGCCGTCGTGCTGGCCTGCAAAATTCTATCCCgtcgcatttaatgctacaggatgggacGATACCCAACTGCgccgtccatgacttcgtcctCTGGTGCTGGCACCtggggaaagaaaacacttgagtggatattaGCAACTGCGCTCTGGACAAGTTGCGTCAAATCTGGCCATGCGACCAGTGGAGCTGATCGCGAGTGTAAGCGATGGTATAGGGAGATTGGTCGGGTGGGCGTTAGACTGGTCGCTGTGGTCGCACGATCGACCATACTTCAGGGAGAATGCTGCTCTAGTTGTTAGGTCCGCTGCTGAGCCCGTTagccagggtacccctttacgtAATACACTGACATACATCTTTGTCTTTTTCTATGTATAATACAATAATGCGTAGTTTTtctgcgtgttcgagaaaaagaggaagggggaggaggagggctgAGCGATTCAACCGTTACCGGTCACTGCCGATCTCATATTAGTAGAAGCAATCACCGGCGACCGGACGCTCCCCCGTAGAAGCCGACGCCCGAGGCTTGGCGGCGTCACCAGGGATTCTACCGCGGCCGAGGTCGCCGGAGTGGGTCCGCTTGACCGCAAAGCCAATCTGCCTCCACCTGAGTTGTGTAGGAATGGTGCGGGCGCAGCCACGCGAGCCGTATTCGACACGTAGTTGTACGAGTACCCCCACGTCTTAGCGCACCAGCTCGAATACGTACGCCATACATTCTCTTGTGATGGTTCGTGAACTGGGCCGCACGTTAGTGGGCCCTCCAACTACGACCGAGCCATAAATGTGTGCAGACTAAGACATGAGTCTTCTCGGGTCGGACAAAATTCAAAGGCTCTTTGGGCCTTAGGCAACTGGACATACACTCTCATAGCTCCACACCAGATCAACTTACACGCTTCATCAACTAGCAAAGTGTTGGTGTATTGTAATGAAAACACAAATATCGGAtattataatattaattataaattcAAGATATGGATATGTAGATGTATCATAGGAGTACTGTCGAACGAACACGTCAGGAGCaatgttgtagtttgatttcagatatgataaaaaaagaggaagagattatctactaatttaccgttaaaatatttttatttatttatattagtaaAATAGGTAACATATTCGTAGACAGTAACGAGATTGGGAggatggaggaagaaggtggatggtaaaaataagtaaattatttgaaattt from the Phragmites australis chromosome 19, lpPhrAust1.1, whole genome shotgun sequence genome contains:
- the LOC133899875 gene encoding uncharacterized protein LOC133899875 isoform X1, with product MQHNRNMAGLESKGSTTANDGSRKNAATPSGNGGDQRMTTTMITDDDELFELDITLLNPHDDFVASDDRLRHSGHCAAVVAGDHGHALLANCLLPVSSVSNAVPVAASSIISSYPYSGYYSSRRLFTGSSRRFLGRPGNSARFCFSSRGFETMGNYFQRCQHQRTKSWTAQLGIVPSCSIKCDGIEFCRPARRRTADGTLSAARPGKWTGLAQKSTVPSRSIKCCGIELYRPVWRRTTDGMSSAARPGKWTGSAQKGTVPSRSIKCCGIELYRSVWRRTTDGMTSAARPGKWTGSAQKGTIPSRSIKCCGIELCRLAWQRTTHGTSSAARPGKWMESAQKYFVSSLSIKRMTTRCIVFSEQVGMPGTL